The DNA region CGCATTTTAAGCTCTTTGGGAAATCCTTCGATTTTATCCATTCTTTGACTAACTATTTTCTCTCCCATAACAATATGTCCAATTAATCTCCCTTCATCTGTGTAATCAATTCCCTTTGTCCATTTCAACTCCTCCATCTTACCAAGGTCATGCAATATAGCTCCTGTAAATAACAGGTCTCTATCTATCTGGGGGAATAATTGGCAAACCACCTCACATATTTTAATTACCTCATAAATATGTTCGATGAGACCACCTAAGTAGGCGTGATGAAGCGATTTAGCGGCAGGAGTTTTTTTTAATAAAGAAACAAATCCTTCATCGTTAAGAAATGAGTCAAGCAGGGATTTTAAATATTTGTTTTGAATATCAATAGACTTAATATAATCAAATAACTTATCCACATCTTTTGAGGTTTCAGGCAGGAAATTACCGATGTCATACGCATCTACCTTATAGAGCTTACTTACATTTAATTGCAATTTATCGTTGAATAATTCAATTCGACCTTCTAATAAAACAACATCTTCTTCTTCAAACCTTAAGGCAACCTTCTCGGCATTATCCCAGACCTTTGCCTCCATCTGGCCGGTTTTATCTCCAATGACAAGCATCAGAAACTTACCTAACTTATTTTTGAAATCCCGAAGTTGCTTTTTATAAACCATAAATTGACTATTTACTACATCATGGTCTTTTAAGTCCCTGATAAATTGTTTTGGCATAGTCATTCTCCTGAAAAAAGGAAGTAGAGAGTAGAAAGTAGAAAG from bacterium includes:
- a CDS encoding HD domain-containing protein, whose product is MPKQFIRDLKDHDVVNSQFMVYKKQLRDFKNKLGKFLMLVIGDKTGQMEAKVWDNAEKVALRFEEEDVVLLEGRIELFNDKLQLNVSKLYKVDAYDIGNFLPETSKDVDKLFDYIKSIDIQNKYLKSLLDSFLNDEGFVSLLKKTPAAKSLHHAYLGGLIEHIYEVIKICEVVCQLFPQIDRDLLFTGAILHDLGKMEELKWTKGIDYTDEGRLIGHIVMGEKIVSQRMDKIEGFPKELKMRMSHLLISHHGEYEWGSPKKPKTLEACTLHYAEHLDAQVNRFIQLIEKGKDKTWADYDKLLERYIYIGEQMEE